The following are encoded in a window of Limibacter armeniacum genomic DNA:
- a CDS encoding NFACT RNA binding domain-containing protein: MRQLSKAIEPYLVGLELATCFSQSKDELVLGFCDKAKEFWIRASLIPNFNLLTFPQDFKRSKRNSVELFKEALGLTVTGVTQYENERAFSIDLENGFQLVFKMFGNRSNIILTYNGQSAELFQKRHKDDVNLIVSELDREIDQSFDAFKEKGLRGTYPTLGKEALTYLKSKGFEEASAEKQWEMLSELISEISDPTYYLTDIDGSKQLLLFKEGDIIKKLDNPLLAANDFYYSFSREFFIYQEKGPVQKELSKRIEKAENYILKNMEKLEELMHGARYEEIANIIMANLHQIPARSKKVKLYDFYQDNEISIKLNELLTPQKNAENYYRKAKNQKIEIEKIQENIQLKEEELAQFRKHLQAIEPIEIVKELRKYLKANNLENIKAEQEIFPFRKFEFMNYEIWVGRNAVNNDLLTQRYAHKNDLWLHARDVSGSHVVIKYQAGRNFPVPVIEKAASLAAYYSQRKTDTLCPVIYTPKKFVRKRKGDPAGAVVVDKEQVIMIEPEMF, encoded by the coding sequence TTGAGGCAGCTTTCTAAAGCTATAGAACCCTACCTTGTTGGGCTTGAACTTGCCACTTGCTTTAGCCAAAGCAAAGACGAGCTTGTTTTGGGCTTTTGTGATAAGGCTAAAGAGTTCTGGATTCGTGCCTCACTGATTCCCAACTTCAACCTGCTTACTTTTCCTCAAGACTTCAAGCGAAGTAAAAGGAATAGTGTTGAACTGTTCAAGGAAGCTTTAGGCTTAACCGTTACGGGAGTCACACAATACGAAAATGAAAGGGCTTTCAGCATTGATCTGGAAAATGGCTTTCAACTTGTATTCAAGATGTTTGGCAACCGCTCCAACATTATCCTGACTTATAACGGTCAGAGCGCAGAGCTTTTCCAAAAAAGACATAAAGATGATGTCAATCTCATTGTTTCAGAACTAGATCGAGAAATTGACCAATCATTTGATGCATTTAAAGAAAAAGGACTACGTGGCACCTACCCCACTCTGGGCAAAGAGGCGCTAACCTACCTGAAGTCAAAAGGGTTTGAAGAGGCTTCTGCTGAAAAACAATGGGAAATGCTTAGTGAGCTTATTTCAGAAATCAGCGACCCTACCTACTACCTGACTGACATAGATGGCAGTAAGCAACTACTGCTTTTCAAAGAAGGTGATATCATCAAGAAATTGGACAATCCTTTGTTGGCTGCCAACGACTTTTATTATTCCTTTTCGAGAGAATTCTTCATTTATCAGGAAAAAGGCCCTGTACAAAAAGAGCTTTCAAAAAGAATTGAGAAAGCTGAGAATTACATTCTCAAGAATATGGAAAAGCTTGAGGAGCTGATGCACGGTGCCCGTTATGAAGAGATTGCCAATATTATTATGGCCAACCTCCATCAGATTCCTGCCAGATCAAAGAAAGTAAAGCTCTACGATTTCTATCAGGATAATGAGATCTCCATTAAGCTGAATGAGTTATTAACTCCTCAGAAGAATGCGGAGAACTATTACAGGAAAGCCAAGAATCAGAAAATTGAGATTGAAAAGATTCAGGAAAACATCCAGCTGAAGGAAGAAGAATTGGCACAATTCCGCAAACACCTTCAAGCAATTGAGCCTATTGAGATTGTCAAAGAGCTACGCAAATACCTAAAGGCAAACAACCTTGAGAACATTAAGGCGGAGCAAGAGATATTCCCATTCAGAAAGTTTGAGTTTATGAACTATGAGATATGGGTGGGAAGAAATGCGGTCAACAATGACTTGTTGACACAGCGGTATGCCCACAAAAATGACCTATGGCTCCATGCCAGAGATGTCAGTGGTTCACATGTCGTTATCAAGTACCAGGCAGGCAGGAATTTCCCTGTTCCTGTAATTGAAAAAGCCGCTTCGCTGGCAGCCTACTACTCTCAACGCAAAACGGACACGCTCTGCCCCGTGATCTATACCCCTAAGAAGTTTGTCAGAAAACGTAAGGGTGACCCTGCTGGAGCGGTTGTAGTAGATAAGGAACAAGTAATCATGATTGAGCCGGAAATGTTCTAG
- a CDS encoding lysylphosphatidylglycerol synthase transmembrane domain-containing protein produces MNKENHSNRRMDTKSQEMLKSLSPKKIFLPMVVGLGAIIYLMATDEKMDFDKVIEAFKNINIWWVVAAFLVLFVRDAGYMYRIRHLTSEALDWSSSFFVILLWEFASAITPSVVGGTAVAVFIINQEKVAFGKSLAYVMLTAVLDNLFFVLASFAVIFLAKGDIFPDDAKSLVIMGYELNLEQIFLVSVGLIAVYTVLMSWGLFFGPHSFKRLLAKITSNKLLRRWRRSAIRSGNEMIIASKELKGHTAGYWVKAIVSTIFIWSARYLMLNCIINAFLHVNLFDMSFDEVYTQFLIFARQIIMWIVMLISPTPGSSGTAEYFFGEFFEEFLGAGLVLAVALLWRLFTYYAYLVVGVFVIPRWITRIFKRRQTVKTR; encoded by the coding sequence ATGAATAAAGAGAATCACAGCAACAGGCGTATGGATACCAAGTCCCAAGAGATGCTTAAGAGTTTGAGCCCCAAGAAGATTTTTCTTCCGATGGTTGTCGGGCTTGGCGCTATTATTTACTTGATGGCAACTGACGAAAAGATGGATTTTGACAAAGTCATAGAGGCTTTCAAAAATATCAATATTTGGTGGGTGGTTGCTGCATTTTTAGTTTTGTTTGTTCGTGATGCCGGATACATGTACCGTATCCGACACCTGACAAGTGAGGCACTTGACTGGAGTTCCAGCTTTTTTGTGATTCTTCTTTGGGAATTTGCATCAGCCATTACGCCTTCTGTAGTGGGAGGTACGGCAGTGGCTGTTTTTATCATCAATCAGGAGAAGGTGGCCTTTGGTAAGTCCCTTGCCTACGTAATGCTGACCGCTGTACTGGATAACCTGTTTTTCGTGTTGGCATCCTTTGCCGTAATATTTTTAGCCAAGGGGGATATCTTTCCAGATGATGCCAAAAGTCTGGTCATCATGGGTTATGAACTGAATCTTGAACAGATTTTCTTGGTGAGTGTAGGACTGATTGCTGTTTATACAGTGCTGATGTCATGGGGTTTGTTTTTCGGACCACATTCCTTTAAAAGGCTATTGGCTAAAATCACATCCAACAAGCTGTTGAGAAGATGGCGAAGAAGTGCGATCAGAAGTGGTAATGAGATGATTATAGCTTCAAAAGAGCTTAAAGGGCATACGGCAGGGTATTGGGTGAAAGCGATTGTATCTACCATCTTTATATGGTCTGCACGCTACCTGATGCTGAATTGTATTATCAATGCCTTCTTGCATGTCAACTTGTTTGATATGTCCTTTGATGAAGTTTATACACAGTTTTTGATCTTTGCTCGCCAGATTATCATGTGGATCGTGATGTTGATCTCTCCAACACCGGGAAGTTCGGGTACGGCAGAGTATTTCTTCGGAGAGTTTTTTGAGGAATTTTTGGGAGCAGGATTGGTATTGGCTGTAGCACTGCTATGGAGATTGTTCACCTATTATGCATATCTGGTAGTAGGTGTTTTTGTGATCCCAAGGTGGATTACAAGAATTTTTAAAAGAAGACAAACAGTAAAGACGAGATAA
- a CDS encoding zinc dependent phospholipase C family protein: MLNKIRIHIKQTLLIISIYIIASNSLLGTTVWGFYAHKLINRSAVWILPPEMFGFYKKHIAHITELAVKPDERRYMVRGEAPKHFIDLDAFGDSALTVIPKKWSDAKEVYSVDTLMANGIAPWNIKWTVKKLTDAFYHRDEEGILKHSAELGHYIADIHVPLHTTSNYNGQLTNQYGIHGLWESRVPELYATSYDLLLKPAYYIEAPLQTTWNIIQSSNQCLDSIFLFEIKATQLIGDDKKYSYEERNGKTVRTYSRKFTHKYHQLLQGQVERRLRNAIQMVANLWYTCWVDAGQPNLDSLSSDIYFLPITNDSLSQPIKTRFHDF, translated from the coding sequence ATGTTAAACAAAATCAGAATTCACATTAAACAAACACTACTTATTATATCTATCTATATAATAGCCTCTAATTCTTTACTAGGAACTACTGTATGGGGCTTTTATGCTCATAAGCTGATTAATAGGTCTGCCGTTTGGATCCTTCCTCCTGAAATGTTTGGGTTCTACAAAAAACATATTGCCCATATCACTGAATTGGCAGTAAAGCCCGATGAACGTAGGTATATGGTAAGAGGAGAAGCTCCTAAACACTTTATTGATTTGGATGCTTTTGGAGACAGTGCCTTAACGGTAATTCCTAAAAAGTGGTCAGATGCTAAAGAGGTTTATTCTGTCGACACATTGATGGCAAATGGAATCGCTCCCTGGAATATCAAGTGGACTGTCAAAAAGCTGACTGATGCATTCTACCATAGGGATGAGGAAGGCATACTTAAACACTCTGCCGAGTTGGGGCACTACATAGCGGATATACACGTACCACTTCACACAACCTCGAATTACAATGGACAACTGACTAACCAATATGGCATTCATGGTTTGTGGGAAAGCAGGGTTCCTGAACTGTATGCCACTTCCTATGACCTTCTACTAAAACCAGCCTATTATATAGAAGCACCATTACAAACCACTTGGAATATTATTCAATCATCCAACCAGTGCCTAGATTCCATTTTTCTTTTTGAAATAAAGGCTACACAACTTATAGGTGATGACAAAAAGTATAGCTATGAAGAACGAAATGGAAAAACGGTTCGAACCTATTCCCGAAAATTCACACACAAGTACCACCAACTGCTACAAGGGCAAGTAGAAAGAAGACTCAGAAATGCAATCCAAATGGTTGCCAACCTTTGGTACACCTGTTGGGTAGATGCAGGTCAACCTAACTTAGATTCTCTATCAAGTGATATATACTTCCTTCCTATCACCAATGACTCGTTGTCCCAACCTATCAAAACCCGTTTTCATGACTTCTAA